The window GTGGCGATAGAGTGCGGCCGTCTTGAGGATCCCTCTCAGCCGCCGCCTGCGGACGCATGGCAGTGGACCGGCGGAAAGCTGAGAAAGCAAGAGACAAAAATAACGCTGTCCTTCCGGAAGGGCGAGCCCGTCGCGCTCAACGGACGCGCGATGAAGCCCGTGGCCTTAGTGGAGAAACTCAACGCCATCGGAGCCGCTTATAAGATAGGCCGGGCGGATCTTATAGAGAGCAGGATAGTGGGTATTAAATCCCGCGAGATATACGAGTCCCCCGCGGCCAAGATCATAAGCGCCGCGCATTTTGACCTTGAACGCATGGTGCTGGACAGGGAAACGCTGCACTATAAAGAAAAGCTCGCGAAGGATTTCTCGCTGCTCGTTTACAACGGCAGGTGGTTTTCGCCGCTCAGGGAGGCCTTGAGCGCTTTTGTCGATATGACGCAGAAAAACGTGACGGGTTCGGTCAGCATGATACTGCGGCCCTGGGCCTTTGAGATCGTTTCCCGGACTTCTCCGAATTCTATTTACAGCAAATCTTTAGCCACTTACGCCAAGGGCGATAAGTTTGACAGGAGCCTGGCGGAGGGTTTTATCAAACTTTCCTGTATGGATATTACCCGTCGGAGCTGATGAATCCATGAAACTCTGGGGCGGGCGTTTCAAGCGTGAACAGCCTAAAGATTTTCTCGCTTTTGAGAGTTCCATAGCCTTTGATTTCAGATTAGCCGCTTGCGATCTCGAGGTGAACAGGGCCTGGGCTAAAATGCTCGAGAAGATAGAGATCCTCACGGGAAACGAATTAAATAAAATACTCGCGGCTCTCGACGACACTCAGAAAGATCTTGAAAAGGGCCGCCTTAAAGCCGACGAGGCTC is drawn from Candidatus Omnitrophota bacterium and contains these coding sequences:
- a CDS encoding argininosuccinate synthase — translated: MLEDDVKKILIAYSGGLDTSCMLHWLKKKYNAELYAYCADLSGMTAAEKSKIIRKGIATGAKKVIVEDMREEFMKNYVFPALKADAVYDGEYFMATAIGRPLIAKRLADIAVKYGIKTVAHGCTGKGNDQVRFETGLYSLVKDVELLAPLRFWEFRTREEEVAYAKKNKIPVSAGSKKYSLDENIWGVAIECGRLEDPSQPPPADAWQWTGGKLRKQETKITLSFRKGEPVALNGRAMKPVALVEKLNAIGAAYKIGRADLIESRIVGIKSREIYESPAAKIISAAHFDLERMVLDRETLHYKEKLAKDFSLLVYNGRWFSPLREALSAFVDMTQKNVTGSVSMILRPWAFEIVSRTSPNSIYSKSLATYAKGDKFDRSLAEGFIKLSCMDITRRS